The genomic DNA GATCACCGCGATCAGTCCGGCGACGATCATGATCCCGGGCACCAGGGGTTTGGCGATGCGGTCGGCCAAGCGTTGAGACGCGCCCTTGCGGGACTGTTCTGCCTCTACGATGCGCACGATACGGGCCAGGGAGTTGTCCTCAGCGGTGGTGCTGACCTCCACCTCCAGTGCTCCGGTGCCGTTGATCGACCCGGCGAACACCTCATCACCGGGCCCGGCTTCTACGGGAACCGACTCGCCGGTGATGGCCGAGACGTCGAGTGCGGTGCGGCCCAACCGGATGATGCCGTCGGTGGCGACACGCTCGCCGGGTTTGACCATCATCCGGTCGCTGATCCTCAGATCCGCTGTCGGGACGGTTTTCTCGGCGCCGTCACGCAGCACGGTGGCCTCGTTGGGCACCAGCGACAACAGGGCGCGCAGCCCGCGGCGAGTACGGGCGAGCGAGTATTCCTCCAGTCCCTCGCTGATGGAGAACAGGAACGCCAGCATCGCGGCCTCACCCACCTCGCCGAGAACTACCGCGCCGACGGCGGCGATGGTCATCAGCGTGCCGACCCCGATCTTGCCTTTCGCCAACCGCTTCACGGTGGACGGGACGAAGGTGTAGGCGCCGGCCAGCAGCGCCGCCGCTTCCAGCGCGAGGACGACCGGCTCGGCGGCGTCGAGGAACCCCGCGATCACCGCTGCCGCCAGGAGCACTCCCGAGAGGGCGGCGAACCGCAGTTCCTTGATCTGCCGGAGCCGTTCGGGCTCACCGTCGACTTCGTCGGCGGCGCGGGGCTCGTCGTCGCCGCAACCGCATGCGTCGCTCATCGCCGAGCCTCCTGCGTACCCGTCGACGCGTCGATGCCCGAGTTGGTTCCGTAGGTAGGGCACAGCGCGACCGCGTTGCCGGTGGCGGCCAACAGCGTCTCGGCCGAGGCCAGCAGGTCCATCAGTTCAGGGCGAGTCAGCGAATAGAACACCTGCCGGCCCTCGGGGCGCCCGGTAACCAGCCCGCAGTCCCGCAGGCACGCCACGTGCGCCGACACCGTGGACTGCGCCAACCCCAGCTCCCCGATCAGATCGACCACGCGGGCCTCCCCGTCAGCCAGGCGGCGCACGATCGCCAACCGCGCCGAATCGGAAAGACTGTGAAACAGCGCCACCGCAGCATCCAGATTCGATGACGCTCCCCCTCTCGGGGGAACAGCCGCACACCTATCAGACTTCTTCATCGCCATTCGACGATGATAGACGGTTCATGGCGATACTTCGAGCCTGCGGCAGGCCGCAGGCTGGACATGCGCCCGTTCGGAGCAACGCGGCGTCACTGGACATCCGCCCTAGCCGCGGGAGGGGCCGTCGATGCTTCGTGCGTTGGCGACGCTCGCCATTTCGTCTACTCATCTACGCATTCTGTTGAGCGGCTTCCCACGCGTTGAAGCCGCCCACGATGTCGCTCACGTCTCCAAATCCGCGCTGGCGCAACAAGCTCGCGGCTACCGAGGAGCGATATCCGCCGGCGCAGTACACGACCGTCGGCTTGGCTGGATCCAGCTCTTCGCACCGATCGGGCAATTGACCCACGGGGATGGCGACGGCGTTCGGGATGCTTCCCGCCGCGACTTCGCCGGGGTTGCGCACGTCGACGACCTGCACGTCGGTGAACTCGGATCTGCGCTGGTCGAAGGATTTGGCCGTTAACCGAGGGGCGATCTGGACATCACTGCGGTGGTCGAACATGACCTCGAACGGG from Mycolicibacterium arabiense includes the following:
- a CDS encoding ArsR/SmtB family transcription factor, whose product is MAMKKSDRCAAVPPRGGASSNLDAAVALFHSLSDSARLAIVRRLADGEARVVDLIGELGLAQSTVSAHVACLRDCGLVTGRPEGRQVFYSLTRPELMDLLASAETLLAATGNAVALCPTYGTNSGIDASTGTQEARR